The proteins below come from a single Dethiosulfovibrio faecalis genomic window:
- a CDS encoding methyl-accepting chemotaxis protein, producing the protein MTIRARLWLMAFAIAVLIVAISVVGFVRSSNVMERQLNEVGTETAQTVAHGSALYFERLEMVLENIKEAVDHLREAGLGDTTEKLIPYMEHYTEINKQRGIQDVYMAFEDRSFADGTGWVPPADYDPKVRAWYRSAADNPDGAVVVTDPYLDGITGKMIISLAVAYKEKGKLLGVVGLDVETSSLMKFVVSQKILGKGFGMLLDRSGNVIAAPYEDWVMKENMLTKSSIVTDDMVAIGKDIVEGKTGMADYVSPVDGAMKRLFFAPTGKGLYLVLEYPVSEIRAAVASLTSWQVGIGAMGLIISLFIVFSISRGIQKSLVKLLDTTSRAGGGDLLARYDGKGRDELDQIGSSINDMIQGLLSLVKSADGVAKSSMARAEALAALSEETVASMEEIRSSMDEMLTQFESNASALQQANAGIEEISGASNSAATAASGGAEGAFKTKEMTDTVSKEMESVLREILHVEDIASENVDKAAQLEETVKQITGFVSSITTIADQTNLLALNAAIEAARAGEHGRGFAVVAEEVRKLAEESAKAASRIENLIANLRDHSAKSVGSSKNAVDTLKGTGARTESVQERLKQSVMEIAKVSDAMQSLAAVAQEQAASSGEMSSAVGSVAKGTTALAAMVDRVRQATDETAGASESIATQAQELSEMARSLQDQMEKFSTEERGPYEIEGPRAKSLPPKS; encoded by the coding sequence ATGACTATTCGAGCTAGACTTTGGCTTATGGCTTTTGCTATAGCTGTCTTGATCGTCGCCATCAGTGTCGTCGGTTTTGTGAGGAGTTCCAACGTTATGGAGAGACAACTCAACGAAGTTGGGACCGAAACTGCCCAGACGGTGGCCCACGGAAGTGCTCTCTATTTCGAGAGGTTAGAGATGGTCCTCGAGAACATCAAAGAGGCGGTGGACCATCTTAGGGAGGCTGGCCTGGGGGATACTACAGAGAAGCTCATACCTTACATGGAACACTACACCGAGATAAACAAACAAAGGGGCATACAGGACGTGTACATGGCCTTCGAGGATCGGTCCTTTGCCGACGGGACCGGGTGGGTCCCACCAGCCGACTACGACCCTAAGGTGAGGGCTTGGTATAGAAGTGCCGCCGACAATCCAGATGGAGCCGTGGTCGTCACAGATCCATATCTTGACGGCATAACGGGCAAGATGATCATAAGCTTGGCTGTGGCCTATAAGGAGAAGGGCAAGTTGCTTGGAGTAGTCGGTCTTGACGTGGAAACATCTTCTCTTATGAAGTTTGTGGTTAGCCAAAAGATCCTTGGGAAGGGTTTTGGGATGTTGTTGGACCGTTCCGGCAACGTAATAGCGGCTCCCTACGAAGACTGGGTTATGAAGGAGAACATGCTTACAAAATCCTCTATCGTCACCGATGACATGGTGGCTATAGGAAAGGATATAGTCGAGGGAAAGACCGGCATGGCCGATTACGTCTCACCTGTTGACGGAGCCATGAAGAGGCTTTTCTTCGCTCCCACTGGAAAAGGGCTGTATCTTGTTCTGGAATATCCCGTGTCTGAAATCCGAGCTGCTGTGGCGTCCCTAACCTCCTGGCAGGTTGGCATAGGGGCTATGGGGCTGATAATCTCTCTGTTTATCGTCTTCTCCATTTCAAGAGGTATTCAAAAATCCCTCGTAAAACTTTTGGATACTACATCCAGGGCTGGGGGCGGCGATCTGCTTGCTAGGTATGACGGCAAGGGTAGAGATGAGCTGGATCAGATAGGTTCGTCCATAAACGACATGATCCAAGGGTTGCTTTCCCTGGTCAAGTCCGCCGATGGGGTTGCCAAGAGCTCCATGGCCAGAGCAGAGGCTCTTGCCGCGCTGTCGGAGGAAACAGTTGCCTCCATGGAGGAGATCAGAAGCTCTATGGACGAGATGCTGACCCAGTTTGAGAGCAACGCATCAGCCCTTCAGCAGGCCAATGCAGGCATAGAGGAGATTTCGGGAGCCTCTAACTCCGCTGCTACCGCGGCCTCCGGCGGAGCGGAAGGAGCCTTTAAGACCAAAGAGATGACCGACACCGTGTCCAAGGAGATGGAGTCAGTCCTTAGAGAGATCCTCCACGTGGAGGATATAGCCAGCGAGAATGTCGATAAGGCGGCACAACTAGAGGAGACGGTAAAACAAATAACCGGTTTTGTGTCCTCCATCACCACCATCGCCGACCAGACCAACCTGCTGGCTCTGAACGCCGCCATAGAGGCTGCCAGGGCAGGAGAGCACGGCAGGGGATTTGCCGTGGTTGCCGAAGAGGTTAGGAAGCTGGCGGAGGAGTCCGCCAAAGCCGCTTCCCGTATAGAGAATCTTATTGCCAACTTGAGGGATCACTCGGCAAAGTCTGTGGGATCATCTAAAAACGCCGTCGATACCCTGAAGGGGACTGGTGCGAGGACGGAAAGCGTACAGGAGAGACTGAAACAGAGCGTCATGGAGATAGCTAAAGTCAGCGACGCAATGCAGAGTTTGGCTGCGGTGGCTCAGGAACAGGCTGCCTCCAGTGGTGAAATGTCCTCTGCCGTCGGATCGGTGGCCAAGGGAACCACAGCCCTGGCGGCAATGGTGGACAGGGTGAGACAGGCCACCGACGAGACTGCCGGTGCCTCCGAATCCATAGCGACCCAGGCCCAGGAGTTGTCGGAGATGGCTAGATCCCTCCAGGATCAGATGGAGAAGTTCTCGACAGAGGAAAGGGGCCCTTATGAGATAGAGGGGCCAAGAGCTAAAAGCCTTCCTCCCAAATCGTAG
- a CDS encoding formate--tetrahydrofolate ligase — protein sequence MAFLSDIEIAQQAKMKPITEVAAQLGIEEDDLEHYGKYKAKVSYDLWNRIKDEEDGKLILVTAITPTPAGEGKTTTSVGLAQALAKLGKKTTLALREPSLGPVFGVKGGAAGGGYSQVVPMEDINIHFTGDLHAITSAHNLLAAMLDNSIQQGNELNIDPRRVVLKRVLDMNDRALRHTVIGLGGKPHGMPREDGFDITVASEVMAILCLASGISDLKERLAKIIVAYDYDGKAVTAGDLGAQGAMAMLLKDALKPNLVQTLEHVPAFIHGGPFANIAHGCNSVMATKYGLKLADYFVTEAGFAADLGAEKFLDIKCRLAGLKPNAVVIVATVRALKMHGGVSKEKLGEVNMDALAAGIPNLEKHIENMKSFGLPVVVAINAFPTDTPEELKLVEEKCAALGAPVALSEIWAKGGEGGIDLAEKVIAACDEKNDFRFLYDEKLSPKEKITKIATEIYGADGVSFTDKAEKDLKAIHDLGLDDLLICMAKTQASISDDPAKKGRPTGFTVTVREVRASAGAGFIVAITGSIMTMPGLPKKPAALAIDVDENGRISGLF from the coding sequence ATGGCATTTCTCTCGGACATCGAGATAGCCCAGCAGGCTAAGATGAAACCCATAACGGAGGTGGCCGCCCAACTCGGCATAGAGGAGGACGACCTGGAGCACTACGGCAAGTACAAGGCCAAGGTGTCCTACGATCTGTGGAACCGTATCAAGGACGAGGAGGACGGCAAGCTCATCCTGGTGACGGCCATCACCCCCACCCCGGCTGGAGAGGGAAAGACCACCACGTCGGTAGGCCTAGCCCAGGCCCTGGCCAAGCTGGGAAAGAAGACCACCCTGGCCCTCAGAGAGCCATCTCTTGGCCCGGTTTTCGGAGTCAAGGGCGGAGCCGCCGGAGGCGGTTACAGCCAGGTCGTGCCTATGGAGGACATCAACATCCACTTCACCGGAGACCTCCACGCCATAACCTCGGCCCACAATCTCCTCGCCGCGATGCTGGACAACTCGATACAGCAGGGCAACGAGCTGAACATCGATCCCCGCAGGGTCGTCTTGAAGAGGGTTCTGGACATGAACGACAGGGCCCTGAGACATACAGTCATAGGCCTCGGGGGCAAACCCCACGGCATGCCCAGAGAGGACGGCTTCGACATAACGGTGGCTTCGGAGGTAATGGCCATTCTCTGTCTCGCCTCGGGGATCTCGGACCTCAAGGAGAGGCTCGCCAAGATCATCGTGGCCTACGACTACGATGGCAAGGCTGTGACGGCGGGAGACCTGGGAGCCCAGGGAGCCATGGCGATGCTGCTGAAGGACGCCCTCAAGCCCAACCTGGTGCAGACCTTGGAGCACGTTCCGGCCTTCATACACGGCGGCCCCTTCGCCAACATAGCCCACGGCTGCAACAGCGTCATGGCCACCAAGTACGGCCTGAAGCTGGCGGATTACTTCGTGACCGAGGCGGGCTTCGCCGCCGACCTGGGCGCGGAGAAGTTTCTGGACATCAAGTGTCGTCTGGCCGGTCTGAAGCCGAACGCGGTGGTGATAGTGGCCACGGTAAGGGCCCTCAAGATGCACGGGGGAGTTTCCAAGGAGAAGCTGGGCGAGGTTAACATGGACGCCCTCGCCGCCGGTATCCCCAACCTGGAGAAACATATAGAGAACATGAAGAGCTTCGGGCTTCCCGTGGTGGTGGCTATCAACGCCTTCCCCACCGACACGCCAGAGGAGCTCAAGCTGGTCGAGGAGAAATGCGCCGCCCTGGGCGCCCCGGTGGCCCTGTCTGAGATATGGGCCAAGGGAGGCGAGGGAGGAATCGACCTGGCGGAGAAGGTCATAGCCGCCTGCGACGAGAAGAACGATTTCCGCTTCCTCTACGACGAGAAGCTGAGCCCCAAGGAGAAGATCACCAAGATAGCCACTGAGATCTACGGAGCCGACGGAGTCAGTTTCACCGACAAAGCGGAGAAGGACCTAAAGGCTATCCACGATCTCGGTCTGGACGACCTCCTGATCTGCATGGCCAAGACCCAGGCCTCCATATCCGACGACCCGGCGAAGAAGGGCCGCCCTACCGGCTTCACCGTAACGGTCAGAGAGGTAAGGGCCTCCGCCGGAGCCGGATTCATAGTGGCCATAACCGGTTCCATAATGACCATGCCGGGTCTGCCCAAGAAACCGGCCGCTCTGGCGATAGACGTGGACGAAAACGGAAGAATCTCCGGATTGTTCTAA
- a CDS encoding D-serine ammonia-lyase gives MDKKDDTLRSLRGKKPMFWENDRRSPAAEILRKLPLTMSDVADADGRLHRFAPYLASRFPKTADGIIESPLSEAGKLKKALEKSYGTTLPRLLLKKDNDLPVAGSIKARGGIHEILALAEAIALRSGKLEIDRDYRVLEEPEFKELFSHHSVAVGSTGNLGISIGVMSAELGFNVTVHMSRDAKNWKKELLRSKGVKVVEHDDDYSTAVSEGRRICREDKTCHFVDDENSRLLFVGYAVAALRLRNQLKEMKIVVDDKHPLRVYLPCGVGGAPGGIAFGLKQLYGDSVKCWFVEPTHAPCMALAMVQDTPDITVSDYGIDGITEADGLAVGAPSKLVWSICRNLIDGVMTVEDDRLYELQYLMDRSESVKTEPSATAGLQGPLLLSPLPGETAISWLTGGSFLPDELYEDMLKKGRNLLKDPVLPDQTDL, from the coding sequence ATGGACAAAAAAGACGATACACTGAGATCTTTGAGGGGAAAAAAGCCCATGTTCTGGGAAAACGACAGAAGATCTCCCGCTGCGGAAATCTTGAGAAAGCTCCCTTTGACCATGTCGGACGTAGCCGATGCCGACGGAAGGCTCCATCGCTTCGCACCCTATCTGGCCTCCCGTTTTCCGAAGACGGCGGACGGGATCATAGAATCACCTCTATCCGAGGCGGGAAAACTGAAAAAAGCATTGGAAAAATCCTACGGAACCACCCTCCCGAGGCTGCTGTTAAAGAAAGACAACGACCTGCCTGTGGCGGGCTCCATAAAGGCCAGAGGGGGAATCCACGAGATACTCGCCCTCGCGGAGGCTATAGCTCTGAGATCGGGGAAACTCGAGATAGACCGAGACTATCGGGTTCTGGAAGAACCGGAGTTCAAGGAACTGTTCTCCCATCACTCTGTAGCGGTAGGATCCACTGGAAACCTGGGGATCAGCATAGGGGTGATGTCCGCCGAGCTGGGCTTTAACGTGACGGTACATATGTCCAGAGACGCAAAAAACTGGAAAAAGGAACTTTTGAGATCCAAGGGCGTAAAGGTGGTAGAGCACGACGACGATTACAGTACCGCCGTATCGGAAGGCCGGAGGATTTGCCGTGAGGACAAAACCTGTCACTTCGTCGACGACGAGAACTCCCGACTCCTGTTTGTGGGATACGCCGTGGCAGCTCTCAGGCTTAGAAATCAACTCAAGGAGATGAAGATCGTCGTCGACGACAAACACCCGCTCAGGGTGTATCTACCGTGTGGAGTCGGAGGAGCTCCCGGAGGAATAGCCTTCGGACTCAAACAGCTTTACGGAGACTCGGTCAAATGTTGGTTCGTAGAGCCGACCCACGCTCCCTGTATGGCCCTGGCCATGGTACAGGACACCCCGGATATCACCGTCTCGGATTACGGCATAGACGGGATCACCGAGGCGGACGGCCTTGCCGTCGGAGCCCCTTCGAAACTGGTATGGTCCATCTGCCGCAATCTTATAGACGGGGTTATGACCGTGGAGGACGACCGCCTTTACGAGCTTCAATATCTGATGGACCGTTCCGAGTCGGTCAAGACAGAACCCTCGGCGACGGCAGGATTGCAGGGCCCGTTGCTGCTCTCTCCGCTTCCCGGCGAGACGGCGATATCCTGGCTTACAGGAGGAAGCTTTCTGCCGGACGAATTATACGAAGATATGTTGAAAAAAGGACGGAACCTGTTGAAGGACCCCGTTTTACCCGATCAAACGGACTTGTGA
- the glyA gene encoding serine hydroxymethyltransferase, whose translation MAFNLKDDVRLAELIEAERNRQRNHLDMVASQSIAPRAILEISGSCLSNRTIEGYPGKRYYAGGIYLDEIETLAIERAKALFGAEHVNVQPHCGTNTNLAVYQAVLEPGDTVLSMDMSSGGHLSHGHKKNIASRIYRFVHYGVRKDDELIDLDQLRDMAMRYRPKLIVGGGSSYPREIDWKTFREIADESGAMLLADVAHTAGLIAAGIHVNPVPFCDFVTFSLYKTLPGPRGGCILCREKYAKEIDLAIFPGHQGSMITSLVAAKAACFAIAATKEFKVLAGRIVDDARALASGLTRRGLRTVTGGTDSHIVLLDLRNLNITGKEGEGLLESSGITVNRNGIPFDPLQPWIASGIRIGTTVAAMRGMGPSEMETVAALISRALSGKNVLEETAELCRRFPSSIL comes from the coding sequence ATGGCATTCAACTTGAAAGACGACGTACGGCTGGCAGAGCTCATAGAGGCTGAGAGGAACAGACAGAGAAACCATCTCGACATGGTCGCATCTCAGAGTATAGCCCCTCGAGCCATTCTGGAGATCTCCGGCAGCTGTCTATCCAACCGAACCATAGAGGGATATCCCGGCAAGAGATACTACGCCGGAGGGATATATCTGGACGAGATAGAGACCTTGGCTATAGAGAGGGCGAAAGCCCTGTTCGGAGCGGAACACGTAAACGTCCAGCCCCATTGCGGTACAAACACCAACCTGGCTGTGTATCAGGCGGTGCTGGAACCGGGAGACACGGTGCTATCCATGGATATGTCGTCGGGAGGACATCTATCTCACGGGCACAAAAAAAACATAGCCAGCAGAATTTACCGATTCGTACATTACGGGGTGAGAAAAGACGACGAGCTCATAGACCTGGACCAACTCCGAGATATGGCTATGAGATACAGGCCCAAACTGATAGTGGGGGGAGGCAGCAGCTATCCCAGAGAGATCGACTGGAAAACCTTCAGGGAAATAGCGGACGAATCGGGGGCGATGCTACTGGCCGACGTTGCCCATACGGCAGGACTGATAGCCGCCGGAATTCACGTAAACCCCGTTCCTTTTTGCGACTTCGTGACCTTCTCCCTTTACAAAACCCTGCCGGGTCCCAGAGGTGGCTGTATCCTCTGCCGTGAAAAATACGCCAAGGAGATCGACCTGGCCATATTCCCGGGCCATCAGGGATCGATGATAACCTCTCTGGTAGCGGCAAAGGCGGCCTGCTTCGCCATAGCTGCGACCAAGGAATTCAAGGTATTGGCCGGACGCATCGTGGACGACGCGAGGGCCCTGGCCTCGGGGCTGACGAGACGAGGGCTCCGAACAGTGACAGGAGGAACCGACAGTCACATAGTCTTGTTGGACCTGAGGAACCTTAATATCACCGGCAAGGAGGGCGAAGGGCTTCTGGAGAGCTCGGGAATCACGGTCAACAGAAACGGGATCCCTTTCGACCCCCTACAGCCCTGGATAGCCAGCGGCATAAGGATAGGCACCACGGTGGCGGCCATGAGGGGAATGGGCCCATCGGAGATGGAGACCGTCGCAGCCCTCATCTCCAGGGCCCTTTCGGGAAAGAACGTATTGGAGGAAACTGCCGAATTATGTCGCCGATTCCCCTCCTCCATTCTGTGA
- a CDS encoding FmdE family protein, producing the protein MNKDKKANKYDEVERFHGHRCPGLAIGIRASELALKELGEGDGDEELVCISETDMCGIDAIQHMTNCTLGKGNLVLHHYGKVAFTFYRRRDGKGIRMVLRPNLNREMDREEYRLYLLEAPLEELFKLGAPREELPPKAFRENTLICAGCGEGTMESMTRNMDGEVYCLPCYRERHGER; encoded by the coding sequence TTGAATAAGGACAAAAAAGCGAACAAATACGACGAGGTAGAGAGGTTTCACGGCCATCGGTGTCCTGGACTGGCCATAGGGATAAGGGCTTCTGAACTGGCTTTGAAGGAGTTGGGAGAAGGCGACGGAGACGAGGAACTGGTATGCATATCCGAGACCGATATGTGCGGAATCGACGCCATCCAGCACATGACTAACTGCACCCTGGGAAAAGGAAACCTCGTACTCCATCACTACGGGAAGGTGGCCTTCACCTTCTACCGACGTAGAGACGGCAAGGGAATCAGGATGGTCCTGAGACCGAACCTAAACAGGGAGATGGACAGGGAGGAATACAGGCTCTATCTGCTGGAGGCCCCTTTGGAAGAGCTCTTTAAATTAGGGGCGCCGAGGGAGGAACTTCCCCCGAAGGCGTTCAGGGAGAACACCCTTATCTGTGCCGGATGCGGCGAGGGAACCATGGAATCCATGACCAGAAACATGGATGGAGAGGTCTATTGCCTTCCCTGCTACAGGGAGAGACACGGAGAAAGATGA
- a CDS encoding aliphatic sulfonate ABC transporter substrate-binding protein has translation MAITVVAAVILASTVVQTTAKEKELSVTYVKAPLNVPSILQKELKLIEKAFPDFTVSHPELTAGPKQTAGLASGSVDVANCLGGTSAILAYANGVDLKVIGIFARSPKAFTVLAKDKDIASIADLKGKKIAGPKGTILHQLLVAALKREGLSVNDVQFLGMGLADGVTAMMNGSVDACLAAGPAVLRSTERGARIITTGEGLVDATTVIAVRGELLRDAPDLVRRFMKVDEESVNLLDSDRTRAIEITAEETGLSVDDVKTMLPLYDFDSTIRPSDVEELKRTQDFLFDNGMLPHKVDIEKMIATI, from the coding sequence ATGGCCATAACCGTAGTAGCCGCAGTCATCCTGGCATCCACTGTCGTACAGACGACGGCGAAGGAAAAGGAACTCAGCGTGACGTACGTAAAGGCCCCACTCAACGTGCCGTCTATCCTACAGAAGGAACTGAAACTCATAGAAAAAGCCTTTCCCGATTTCACCGTGTCTCACCCCGAATTGACCGCCGGGCCCAAGCAGACCGCCGGTCTTGCCTCCGGGTCGGTGGACGTAGCAAACTGTCTCGGTGGAACATCGGCTATTCTGGCCTACGCCAACGGGGTCGACCTGAAGGTGATAGGCATATTCGCCCGTTCACCTAAGGCCTTTACAGTACTGGCAAAGGACAAAGACATCGCGTCAATCGCCGATCTCAAGGGGAAGAAAATCGCAGGTCCTAAAGGGACCATACTCCATCAGCTGCTGGTAGCGGCTCTGAAAAGAGAGGGGTTGTCGGTAAACGACGTTCAGTTCCTCGGAATGGGGCTGGCCGACGGGGTTACGGCGATGATGAACGGGAGCGTAGACGCCTGTCTGGCCGCCGGACCCGCTGTACTGAGATCAACCGAACGGGGGGCTAGGATAATAACGACGGGGGAAGGCCTGGTGGACGCCACCACCGTTATCGCTGTCAGAGGAGAGCTTCTCAGGGACGCCCCCGATCTGGTTCGACGTTTTATGAAGGTGGACGAGGAGAGCGTCAATCTCCTGGATAGCGACAGGACGAGAGCCATAGAGATAACGGCGGAAGAGACGGGACTCTCCGTCGACGACGTAAAGACAATGCTCCCCCTCTACGACTTCGACTCCACGATTCGCCCTTCCGATGTGGAGGAACTGAAGAGAACCCAGGATTTTCTGTTCGACAACGGAATGTTGCCTCATAAGGTAGATATAGAGAAAATGATAGCTACGATATAA
- a CDS encoding ABC transporter ATP-binding protein, which produces MKCELKSIYKRFSVPGRSDITALKNVSIEFPIGSFTVVLGKSGCGKTTMLRLMAGLAPPSSGEIVMKGGHSVGVVFQEPRLMPWLSVRKNVELVLDKTSENTDRIEEILKQVGLSYFENAMPSQLSGGMSQRVALARALAYEPEILLMDEPFGALDYFTRRKLQQDLALLVEKRGLTVVLVTHDVEEAIFLASRIVVMGKGRILSVMEDVNSSSMNLQERETLKAGILASLDDDGGSSRSTLSKGA; this is translated from the coding sequence ATGAAATGTGAGCTTAAATCCATATATAAGAGATTTTCGGTGCCTGGTCGATCCGACATAACAGCGCTGAAAAACGTCTCCATCGAGTTCCCCATAGGATCCTTCACGGTAGTCCTCGGCAAAAGCGGATGCGGAAAGACGACCATGCTGAGGTTAATGGCCGGACTCGCTCCTCCATCGTCCGGAGAAATCGTGATGAAAGGAGGGCATTCCGTAGGGGTCGTCTTCCAAGAGCCGAGACTTATGCCCTGGCTATCGGTAAGAAAAAACGTCGAACTCGTGCTCGACAAAACCTCAGAGAATACCGATCGAATCGAAGAGATATTGAAACAGGTCGGGTTGTCATATTTCGAGAATGCCATGCCGAGTCAACTTTCCGGCGGTATGTCACAAAGAGTCGCCCTAGCAAGAGCATTGGCTTACGAGCCGGAAATATTGTTGATGGACGAGCCTTTCGGAGCACTGGATTATTTCACCAGAAGAAAGCTACAACAGGATCTAGCTCTCTTGGTAGAAAAAAGGGGATTGACCGTCGTTCTGGTTACACACGACGTCGAGGAGGCCATTTTTCTGGCTTCCAGAATAGTCGTAATGGGAAAAGGCAGGATCCTGTCGGTAATGGAGGACGTTAACTCAAGCTCCATGAACCTACAGGAAAGGGAGACACTAAAAGCAGGGATCCTCGCATCCCTCGACGATGACGGGGGATCGTCGCGATCGACCCTGTCGAAAGGAGCTTGA
- a CDS encoding ABC transporter permease: MRRDVKRLAGGAVFPAAILLLWWLGSNQNAWNDYVIPAPCKVIKPLKEMAMDGSLVRHMGASFFRVFTGFVISVITAVPMGFLLGLSSSSRRWFDPTLDFLRHVPPLAVMPMLILWFGIGEISKIVVVVMATFFPILLNTQEGVVSCDESLLEVGRVFRMSRRRRFREILVPSALPSILVGMRLGLGYSWRSLIGAELIAASSGIGYVIHDAEQLSRSDVIVAGVILMGVIGCLSDWGFLKLSSKLVPWKGNASDEM, translated from the coding sequence GTGAGAAGAGACGTTAAACGCCTCGCCGGAGGAGCGGTTTTCCCCGCGGCAATACTTTTACTTTGGTGGCTCGGCTCGAACCAGAACGCCTGGAACGATTACGTTATTCCGGCTCCTTGCAAGGTTATAAAACCCCTCAAAGAAATGGCTATGGACGGGAGCCTTGTCCGCCACATGGGGGCCAGCTTTTTCAGGGTCTTTACGGGATTCGTCATTTCGGTGATCACAGCCGTTCCAATGGGATTTTTGCTGGGACTTTCATCGAGCTCTCGAAGGTGGTTCGACCCCACGCTGGACTTTCTGCGACACGTTCCTCCCCTCGCTGTGATGCCCATGTTGATATTATGGTTCGGCATAGGGGAGATATCCAAGATAGTCGTCGTAGTCATGGCAACCTTTTTCCCTATTCTCCTAAATACCCAGGAAGGGGTCGTCTCATGCGACGAAAGCCTCCTGGAGGTGGGACGAGTCTTCCGGATGTCCCGGAGACGGCGTTTCAGGGAGATCCTGGTTCCGTCCGCTCTTCCATCGATTCTGGTGGGGATGAGGCTTGGGCTTGGGTACAGCTGGCGCTCGCTGATAGGAGCGGAACTGATAGCAGCATCGTCCGGAATAGGCTACGTGATACACGACGCGGAACAACTTTCGCGATCGGATGTGATCGTAGCGGGAGTTATCCTCATGGGAGTGATAGGCTGCCTATCCGACTGGGGCTTTCTAAAGCTATCCAGCAAATTGGTCCCATGGAAGGGGAACGCCTCCGATGAAATGTGA
- a CDS encoding FKBP-type peptidyl-prolyl cis-trans isomerase: MTKTTAGCHVKVHYTGTLKDGTVFDSSLERDPLAFTVGAGQMIAGFDEGVLGMSEGEEKTIVLPPEKAYGPRNEQLLFAVGREQLPEGYEPSIGDQLSVTSAEGGVFPVTIAGLDEDVVTLDGNHRLAGEELTFKITMVEVTPA, translated from the coding sequence ATGACAAAGACAACCGCAGGATGCCACGTCAAGGTCCACTACACCGGAACGTTGAAGGATGGAACCGTTTTCGATTCCTCTCTAGAGAGGGATCCCTTGGCCTTCACGGTGGGAGCCGGACAGATGATAGCAGGCTTCGACGAGGGAGTCCTGGGAATGTCCGAGGGCGAGGAAAAGACGATAGTGCTTCCTCCCGAGAAGGCCTATGGCCCGAGAAACGAACAGCTCCTCTTCGCCGTAGGACGAGAGCAGCTTCCAGAGGGATACGAGCCCTCGATAGGGGATCAGCTTTCTGTTACCTCCGCAGAGGGAGGAGTCTTCCCCGTCACCATAGCGGGACTGGACGAGGACGTCGTAACGCTGGACGGCAACCATCGTCTGGCAGGAGAGGAGCTGACCTTTAAGATAACCATGGTCGAGGTTACTCCGGCCTGA